The Pseudomonas moraviensis genome contains the following window.
CTGGTTGATCATGGCGGTGATGGTGCTGGTCTGGGGCGCAGACATCGGCGCTTATTTCTCCGGGCGCAAATTCGGCAAGCGCAAGCTCGCGCCGCAAGTCAGCCCCGGCAAAAGCTGGGAAGGGGTTTACGGTGGTCTGGCTCTGAGCCTGGTGATTACCGCGATTGTCGGGCTGGTGCGCGACTGGACTGTGGCCGAGCTGCTCAAAGGCTTGATCGGCGCTGCGGTGATCGTCTTCATTTCTGTGGTCGGTGATCTCACCGAAAGCATGTTCAAGCGTCAGTCCGGCATCAAGGACAGCAGTAATCTGCTACCCGGGCATGGCGGCGTGCTGGATCGCATCGACAGCCTGACCGCGGCCATTCCGGTGTTCGCCGTATTGCTCTGGATGGCCGCACCGTGAGTCGTCCCCAGCAGATTACGGTATTGGGTGCGACCGGTTCGATCGGTCTGAGCACCCTGGATGTGATTGCCCGCCACCCTGAGCGTTATCAGGTTTTCGCCTTGAGTGGCTTCTCTCGGCTCAGCGAATTGCTCGCGTTGTGCGTGCGGCATGTGCCGCAATTTGCGGTGGTGCCCGAAGGCGCCGCAGCGCGCGGGTTGCAGGATGACCTGCGTGCAGCCGGCTTGCCGACTCGCGTACTGGTCGGCGAGGAGGGCCTGTGTCAGGTCGCCTCCGCGCCTGAAGTCGACGCGGTAATGGCGGCCATTGTCGGTGCGGCCGGGCTGCGTCCGACCCTGGCGGCAGTCGAGGCGGGCAAGAAGATTCTGCTGGCGAACAAGGAAGCGCTGGTGATGTCCGGCGCTCTGTTCATGCAGGCCGTGCGCAAGAGCGGCTCGGTGCTGCTGCCGATCGACAGCGAACACAATGCGATTTTCCAGTGCATGCCCGCGGATTTCGCGCGCGGCTTGAGTTCGGTAGGGGTACGTCGGATTTTGCTGACAGCCTCTGGCGGCCCGTTCCGGCAGACGCCGCTGGCCGAGCTGGCGCATGTGTCGCCTGAACAGGCGTGCGCGCACCCGAACTGGTCCATGGGGCGCAAGATCTCCGTGGATTCGGCGAGCATGATGAACAAGGGGCTGGAGCTGATCGAAGCCTGCTGGCTGTTCGATGCCAAGCCGGACCAGGTCGAAGTGGTGATTCATCCGCAGAGCGTGATCCACTCTCTGGTGGATTACGTCGATGGATCGGTGCTGGCGCAGTTGGGTAACCCGGACATGCGCACACCGATCGCCAACGCCCTGGCCTGGCCGGAGCGCATCGATTCCGGCGTACCTCCACTGGATCTGTTTGCCATTGCGCGACTGGATTTCGAAGCGCCCGATGAAAGCCGTTTCCCGTGCCTGCGTTTGGCCCGGCAGGCCGCCGAAGCCGGTGACAGCGCGCCGGCGATGCTCAACGCGGCCAATGAAGTGGCAGTGGCAGCGTTTCTCGATGGACGGGTTCGCTACCTGGAAATCGCGAGTATGATCGAGGAAGTCTTGAATCTGGAGCCAGTGGTGGCGCTGAACGACCTCGACGCGGTATTTACGGCGGACGCGAAAGCGCGAATGCTGGCCGAGCAATGGTTGAGTCGGCACGGCCGATAGTTTTTGCAACACAATGGCGACACGCGACACTGAACAGGATTGCGGAGAAAGTAGATGAGCGCGCTCTATATGATTGCCGGCACCCTGATCGCCCTGGGTGTGCTGGTCACCTTCCACGAATTCGGCCACTTCTGGGTCGCGCGTCGCTGTGGCGTCAAGGTTCTGCGTTTTTCCGTGGGCTTCGGCATGCCGCTGCTGCGCTGGCATGACAAGCAAGGCACCGAGTTCGTGGTTGCCGCGATCCCGCTGGGCGGCTACGTCAAGATGCTTGATGAGCGCGAAGGCGAAGTGCCGGTCGATCAGTTGGATCAGTCCTTCAACCGCAAGTCGGTGCGGCAGCGTATCGCGATTGTCGCCGCCGGACCGATTGCCAACTTTCTTTTGGCCCTGGTGTTCTTTTGGGTGCTGGCCATGCTCGGCAGCGAGCAGGTGCGCCCGGTCATCGGTGCGGTCGAGTCCGGCAGCATTGCCGCCAAGGCCGGTCTGAATGCCGGTCAGGAGATTGTTTCGATCGATGGTGAACCCACGTCGGGCTGGGCTGCGGTCAATTTGCAGCTGGTTCGTCGTCTGGGTGAGAGCGGCGCCATTCAACTGCTGGTGCGCGAGCAGGGTTCGAGCGCTGAGTTGCCGCGCACGCTGGCACTGGATAACTGGCTCAAAGGTGCCGACGAGCCGGATCCGATCCGCTCGCTGGGCATTCGCCCGTGGCGTCCGGCATTGCCGCCGGTGCTTGCCGAGCTTGACCCGAAAGGCCCGGCCCAGGCAGCCGGGCTGAAAACCGGTGATCGGCTGCTGGCGCTTGATGGCCAGCCGCTCGATGACTGGCAGCAAGTGGTCGATACCGTTCGTACGCGTCCTGATACCAAAATCATGCTGCGCGTCGAGCGCGACAATGCTCAAATCGACGTCCCGGTGACGCTGGCGGCGCGCGGTGAAAGCAAAGCGCCGAGCGGTTATCTCGGCGCTGGCGTCAAAGCCATCGACTGGCCGCCGGAAATGATCCGCGAGGTCAGCTACGGCCCGCTGGCCGCGATCGGTGAGGGTGCCCGTCGCACTTGGACCATGAGCATTCTGACGCTGGATTCACTGAAGAAAATGCTGTTCGGCGAGCTCTCGGTAAAAAACTTGAGTGGACCGATAACCATTGCTAAAGTGGCGGGCGCTTCTGCCCAGTCGGGCGTCGCTGATTTCCTGAATTTCCTTGCTTATCTGAGTATTAGCCTGGGCGTTCTGAATTTGCTGCCCATTCCTGTACTGGATGGGGGGCATTTGTTGTTTTATCTGATCGAGTGGGTGCGTGGTCGCCCCTTGTCGGATCGGGTGCAAGGTTGGGGGATACAGATCGGTATCAGTTTGGTGGTCGGGGTGATGTTGCTTGCTCTGGTCAACGATCTGGGTCGACTGTAACGCTTCGCTGAATTGCGAATCTGCCGCATTTTGCGGCAGTTTGTTTATTGCCAGTTGGAATAAGAAAGGACTTCATGAAACGTCTGCTGCTAACTGCGGTTCTCACCGTATTGATGATCGCCGAAGTTCACGCCGAGTCCTTCACTATCTCTGATATTCGCGTCAATGGCCTCCAGCGGGTCTCCGCGGGTAGCGTTTTTGGTGCCTTGCCGTTGAACGTCGGCGAGCAGGCGGATGATCGTCGCCTGGTGGAATCCACTCGTGCGTTGTTCAAAACCGGTTTCTTTCAAGATATCCAGCTGGGCCGCGAAGGCAACGTTCTGGTCATCACCGTGGTCGAGCGTCCATCGGTCGCCAGTATTGAAATCGAGGGCAACAAAGCGATTTCCACTGAAGACCTGATGAAAGGCCTCAAGCAATCCGGTCTGGCCGAAGGCGAAATCTTCCAGCGCGCCACCCTCGAGGGTGTCCGTAACGAACTGCAACGTCAGTACGTCGCCCAGGGTCGCTACTCGGCCACCGTCGATACCGAAGTGGTCTCGCAGCCGCGTAACCGCGTGGGTCTGAAAGTGAAGATCAACGAAGGTACGGTTGCCGCCATCCAGCACATCAACGTGGTAGGCAATACGGTATTCCCT
Protein-coding sequences here:
- the ispC gene encoding 1-deoxy-D-xylulose-5-phosphate reductoisomerase, producing MSRPQQITVLGATGSIGLSTLDVIARHPERYQVFALSGFSRLSELLALCVRHVPQFAVVPEGAAARGLQDDLRAAGLPTRVLVGEEGLCQVASAPEVDAVMAAIVGAAGLRPTLAAVEAGKKILLANKEALVMSGALFMQAVRKSGSVLLPIDSEHNAIFQCMPADFARGLSSVGVRRILLTASGGPFRQTPLAELAHVSPEQACAHPNWSMGRKISVDSASMMNKGLELIEACWLFDAKPDQVEVVIHPQSVIHSLVDYVDGSVLAQLGNPDMRTPIANALAWPERIDSGVPPLDLFAIARLDFEAPDESRFPCLRLARQAAEAGDSAPAMLNAANEVAVAAFLDGRVRYLEIASMIEEVLNLEPVVALNDLDAVFTADAKARMLAEQWLSRHGR
- a CDS encoding phosphatidate cytidylyltransferase yields the protein MLKQRIITALILLPIALCGFFLLKGAGFALFIGLVVSLGAWEWARLAGFTAQSFRVGFAAVVALMLFVMYVLPGLAPWVLGASVIWWAVATYLVLTYPRSSAHWSTAATKLLIGLLILLPAWQGLVQIKQYPLGNWLIMAVMVLVWGADIGAYFSGRKFGKRKLAPQVSPGKSWEGVYGGLALSLVITAIVGLVRDWTVAELLKGLIGAAVIVFISVVGDLTESMFKRQSGIKDSSNLLPGHGGVLDRIDSLTAAIPVFAVLLWMAAP
- the rseP gene encoding sigma E protease regulator RseP — encoded protein: MSALYMIAGTLIALGVLVTFHEFGHFWVARRCGVKVLRFSVGFGMPLLRWHDKQGTEFVVAAIPLGGYVKMLDEREGEVPVDQLDQSFNRKSVRQRIAIVAAGPIANFLLALVFFWVLAMLGSEQVRPVIGAVESGSIAAKAGLNAGQEIVSIDGEPTSGWAAVNLQLVRRLGESGAIQLLVREQGSSAELPRTLALDNWLKGADEPDPIRSLGIRPWRPALPPVLAELDPKGPAQAAGLKTGDRLLALDGQPLDDWQQVVDTVRTRPDTKIMLRVERDNAQIDVPVTLAARGESKAPSGYLGAGVKAIDWPPEMIREVSYGPLAAIGEGARRTWTMSILTLDSLKKMLFGELSVKNLSGPITIAKVAGASAQSGVADFLNFLAYLSISLGVLNLLPIPVLDGGHLLFYLIEWVRGRPLSDRVQGWGIQIGISLVVGVMLLALVNDLGRL